From a single Nymphaea colorata isolate Beijing-Zhang1983 chromosome 4, ASM883128v2, whole genome shotgun sequence genomic region:
- the LOC116252360 gene encoding non-specific lipid transfer protein GPI-anchored 7-like isoform X1, which translates to MEAGAGGRAMVLMMMVLVVATMTGSHRRGVGVQAQLDCASKLVSCANAISNTSIKPGKECCSALADAVKNELKCLCDVYNSPSIFQNFNINATRALEIPGLCGVSGDLSRCKSVAPAPSPSSSAAPNPASGSDNKQGNGALRLTWSLKPLWALGLFWMSLIMV; encoded by the exons ATGGAGGCGGGAGCAGGGGGAAGAGCCATGGTGCTGATGATGATGGTGCTGGTGGTGGCGACGATGACGGGATCCCACAGAAGGGGGGTCGGCGTTCAGGCACAGCTGGATTGTGCTTCGAAGCTGGTATCTTGTGCGAATGCCATCAGCAACACGTCGATTAAGCCGGGGAAAGAATGCTGCAGCGCCCTCGCCGACGCCGTCAAGAACGAGCTGAAGTGCCTCTGCGACGTCTATAACAGTCCCAGCATCTTCCAGAACTTCAATATCAACGCTACTCGGGCTCTCGAGATCCCCGGGCTGTGCGGCGTCTCTGGCGACCTCAGCCGTTGCAAGTCCG TGGCACCTGCTCCCTCTCCATCATCTTCCGCGGCACCAAATCCAGCttcag GTTCAGATAATAAGCAGGGGAATGGAGCTTTGAGGTTGACATGGTCATTGAAGCCTTTGTGGGCGCTTGGTTTATTCTGGATGTCACTCATCATGGTTTGA
- the LOC116252360 gene encoding non-specific lipid transfer protein GPI-anchored 7-like isoform X2, translating into MEAGAGGRAMVLMMMVLVVATMTGSHRRGVGVQAQLDCASKLVSCANAISNTSIKPGKECCSALADAVKNELKCLCDVYNSPSIFQNFNINATRALEIPGLCGVSGDLSRCKSVAPAPSPSSSAAPNPASDKSPVLVVEKSLNLQSA; encoded by the exons ATGGAGGCGGGAGCAGGGGGAAGAGCCATGGTGCTGATGATGATGGTGCTGGTGGTGGCGACGATGACGGGATCCCACAGAAGGGGGGTCGGCGTTCAGGCACAGCTGGATTGTGCTTCGAAGCTGGTATCTTGTGCGAATGCCATCAGCAACACGTCGATTAAGCCGGGGAAAGAATGCTGCAGCGCCCTCGCCGACGCCGTCAAGAACGAGCTGAAGTGCCTCTGCGACGTCTATAACAGTCCCAGCATCTTCCAGAACTTCAATATCAACGCTACTCGGGCTCTCGAGATCCCCGGGCTGTGCGGCGTCTCTGGCGACCTCAGCCGTTGCAAGTCCG TGGCACCTGCTCCCTCTCCATCATCTTCCGCGGCACCAAATCCAGCttcag ACAAGTCGCCGGTCTTAGTTGTGGAGAAAAGCTTGAACCTGCAATCTGCCTGA